The following are from one region of the Candidatus Polarisedimenticolaceae bacterium genome:
- a CDS encoding SPFH domain-containing protein produces MITWLMSHPFQLLLAAAGTLFLLALLFTWIRYIPNTRIGIVEKLVSAKGSVKAGLIALDGEAGFQPHILRGGWHFLTPFQYRVHRMPLVTIPQGKIGYIFARDGQDLPSTQALASNVSAKGFQDVAAFLRSGGTKGPQRMILREGTYAINLAQFVVLTPDQIFYLPLDRTEAETFAKMAAVIAERDGFRPKVIKGTDDEVGIVTVHDGPSLQPGEIIAPMVGNDVQSKETYHNNFQDADKFLAAGGLRGRQLQVLVEGTYYINRLFATIEMIPKTVVEVGTVGVVVSYTGEIGKDISGEQYRHGELVENNRRGVWQDPLLPGKYAFNTYAGKVLHVPTTNFILKWVRNEAGSHGFDENLAEVSLITKDAFEPSLPLSVVVHIDYRKAPLVIQRFGDIKRLVEQTLDPMVSAYFKNIGQTRTLIQLIQDRSAIQQQAGEQMKEKFQQYNLELLEVLIGTPAAGANSGAAGTQIEQILIQLRSRQIAEEQVETYSRQERAAGKERELREAEARAKQQTLLTESEISINVQSNQGKADYARAQQQAAQIQILASAEAEKTRLMGEGEAKKIRALAESEAMRSATVGVAQALAIEEQVRAYGGPQFQLVQQVMNRFAEAVERSQVDVVPKITMGSNGEKSGLIEGLLGTLLTEKLAHLAGAVSSAPRDPQAQAIRDDLMKGIKDRNPNGPKS; encoded by the coding sequence ATGATCACCTGGCTGATGTCTCATCCGTTCCAACTTCTCCTCGCGGCCGCGGGAACGCTTTTCCTGCTGGCGCTTCTGTTCACCTGGATCCGTTACATCCCCAACACGCGAATCGGCATCGTCGAGAAGCTCGTCTCGGCGAAGGGCTCCGTGAAGGCCGGGCTGATCGCGCTCGACGGTGAGGCCGGCTTCCAGCCGCACATCCTGCGCGGCGGGTGGCATTTCCTCACGCCGTTCCAGTATCGCGTGCATCGAATGCCGCTCGTGACGATCCCACAGGGCAAGATCGGGTACATCTTCGCTCGTGACGGCCAGGACCTTCCGTCGACTCAGGCGCTGGCGTCGAACGTCTCGGCGAAAGGCTTCCAGGACGTCGCCGCCTTCCTCCGATCGGGCGGGACGAAGGGTCCGCAGCGGATGATCCTCCGTGAAGGAACGTACGCGATCAACCTCGCGCAGTTCGTGGTCCTCACCCCCGACCAGATCTTCTACCTGCCGCTCGACCGTACCGAGGCCGAGACGTTCGCGAAGATGGCCGCGGTGATCGCCGAGCGTGACGGGTTCCGGCCGAAAGTCATCAAGGGCACCGACGATGAAGTCGGTATCGTCACGGTCCACGACGGTCCGTCGCTGCAGCCCGGCGAGATCATCGCGCCGATGGTCGGCAACGACGTGCAGAGCAAGGAGACCTACCACAACAACTTCCAGGACGCGGACAAGTTCCTCGCCGCCGGCGGCCTCCGCGGGCGCCAGCTCCAGGTCCTCGTCGAAGGCACGTACTACATCAATCGGCTCTTCGCGACGATCGAGATGATCCCGAAGACGGTCGTCGAGGTCGGCACCGTCGGCGTGGTCGTCTCCTACACCGGCGAGATCGGCAAGGACATCTCCGGCGAGCAGTACCGGCACGGCGAGCTCGTGGAGAACAATCGGCGCGGCGTCTGGCAAGACCCGCTCCTCCCCGGCAAGTACGCGTTCAACACGTACGCGGGCAAGGTCCTTCACGTCCCGACGACGAACTTCATCCTGAAGTGGGTGAGGAACGAAGCCGGCTCGCACGGGTTCGACGAGAACCTCGCCGAGGTCAGCCTGATCACGAAGGACGCGTTCGAGCCGAGCCTTCCGCTCTCGGTCGTCGTTCACATCGACTACCGCAAGGCGCCGCTCGTCATCCAGCGCTTCGGCGACATCAAGCGCCTCGTCGAACAGACCCTCGACCCGATGGTCTCGGCCTATTTCAAGAACATCGGCCAGACGCGCACGCTGATCCAGCTGATTCAGGACCGCAGCGCGATCCAGCAGCAGGCCGGGGAGCAGATGAAGGAGAAGTTCCAACAGTACAACCTCGAATTGCTCGAGGTCCTGATCGGAACACCGGCGGCGGGAGCGAACTCCGGTGCGGCCGGTACGCAGATCGAGCAGATCCTGATTCAGCTCCGAAGCCGCCAGATCGCCGAGGAGCAGGTCGAGACCTACTCGCGCCAGGAGCGCGCCGCCGGCAAGGAGCGCGAGCTGCGCGAGGCCGAGGCGCGCGCGAAGCAACAGACCCTCCTCACCGAGTCGGAGATCTCGATCAACGTCCAGTCGAACCAGGGCAAGGCGGATTACGCCCGCGCGCAGCAACAGGCCGCGCAGATCCAGATCCTCGCGTCCGCGGAGGCCGAAAAGACGCGCCTGATGGGCGAGGGCGAGGCCAAGAAGATCCGGGCCCTCGCGGAATCGGAGGCGATGCGCTCGGCGACGGTCGGTGTCGCGCAGGCGCTCGCCATCGAGGAGCAGGTCCGCGCCTACGGCGGCCCGCAGTTCCAGCTCGTGCAGCAGGTCATGAACCGGTTCGCCGAGGCGGTCGAGCGATCGCAGGTCGACGTGGTCCCCAAGATCACGATGGGAAGCAACGGAGAGAAGTCCGGGCTCATCGAGGGCCTGCTCGGCACCCTCCTGACCGAGAAGCTCGCGCACCTGGCGGGAGCCGTGTCCAGCGCGCCGCGCGACCCGCAGGCCCAGGCGATCCGCGACGACCTCATGAAGGGGATCAAGGACCGGAACCCGAACGGGCCGAAGAGCTAA
- a CDS encoding M20/M25/M40 family metallo-hydrolase, with protein sequence MRSMRGFAIAGAMFLCLAASPGAEGDAVDRIVAEGLRSDGAYRKLAWLTDRIGPRLSGSENLEKAIAWGAEEMKRDKLDRVWTEKVMVPHWVRGEASGKILAPTEHPLVLLALGMSDGTPADGITAEVVEVTNLDEVKALGDKAKGKIVLFNHRIYPNGTDERGYGFASGLRYSGASAAAKAGAVGMFIRSLATADLRLPHTGAMAYEEGVPHVPAAAISPEDAELIHRLLESGETVKVSFRQTCKTLPDAESANTLGEIRGSEKPDDVVIVSGHLDSWDVGTGAQDDGAGVAIAMEAIRLIRALDLKPKRTIRAVLWTNEENGLRGGKAYAEAHGAELAQHVAAIESDSGGARPLGFGINAGPGGADTLRKLAAPLASFAADDVRDGGGGADISPMGDAGVPTVGLRQDGTHYFDIHHTMADTLDKVDSHDLAMNATAMAVMAWQLANLDPPLPRYVPTKKEDTSRPPGIRR encoded by the coding sequence ATGCGCTCCATGCGCGGGTTCGCGATCGCCGGAGCGATGTTCTTGTGCCTGGCGGCGTCGCCCGGCGCGGAGGGCGACGCCGTCGATCGCATCGTCGCCGAAGGTCTCAGGAGCGACGGCGCGTACCGCAAGCTCGCATGGCTCACCGATCGCATCGGGCCGCGACTCTCGGGCTCGGAGAACCTCGAGAAGGCGATCGCCTGGGGCGCCGAGGAGATGAAGCGCGACAAGCTCGACCGCGTGTGGACCGAGAAGGTCATGGTGCCGCACTGGGTACGCGGTGAGGCGTCGGGCAAGATCCTGGCGCCGACGGAGCACCCGCTCGTCCTCCTGGCACTCGGGATGAGCGACGGGACCCCGGCCGACGGGATCACCGCCGAGGTCGTGGAGGTCACGAACCTCGACGAGGTCAAGGCGCTCGGCGACAAGGCGAAGGGGAAGATCGTCCTCTTCAACCATCGCATCTACCCGAACGGCACCGACGAGCGCGGCTACGGCTTCGCGTCGGGCCTCCGCTACAGCGGTGCCTCGGCGGCGGCGAAGGCGGGCGCGGTCGGGATGTTCATCCGCTCCCTCGCGACCGCCGACCTGAGGCTTCCGCATACCGGTGCGATGGCCTACGAAGAAGGCGTGCCGCACGTCCCCGCGGCGGCGATCTCCCCGGAAGACGCCGAGCTCATCCATCGGCTCCTCGAGTCCGGCGAGACGGTCAAGGTGAGCTTCCGGCAGACGTGCAAGACGCTGCCCGACGCGGAGTCGGCGAACACGCTCGGCGAGATCCGCGGCTCCGAGAAGCCGGACGACGTCGTCATCGTCAGCGGCCACCTCGACTCGTGGGACGTCGGCACCGGCGCGCAGGACGACGGCGCCGGGGTCGCGATCGCGATGGAGGCGATCCGGCTGATCCGCGCGCTCGATCTCAAGCCGAAGCGGACGATCCGCGCGGTCCTGTGGACCAACGAGGAGAACGGCCTCCGCGGCGGGAAGGCGTACGCGGAGGCGCACGGCGCGGAGCTCGCCCAGCACGTCGCGGCGATCGAATCGGATTCCGGCGGCGCACGCCCGCTCGGCTTCGGCATCAACGCGGGTCCCGGCGGCGCCGATACCTTGCGGAAGCTCGCCGCCCCTCTCGCGTCGTTCGCCGCCGACGACGTCCGCGACGGCGGCGGCGGCGCGGACATTTCCCCGATGGGCGACGCCGGGGTGCCGACCGTCGGCCTCCGGCAGGACGGCACGCACTACTTCGACATCCACCACACGATGGCCGACACCCTCGACAAGGTCGACTCGCACGATCTCGCGATGAACGCCACGGCGATGGCGGTCATGGCCTGGCAGCTCGCGAACCTCGATCCGCCGCTCCCGCGTTACGTGCCGACGAAGAAAGAAGACACGAGCCGCCCGCCCGGCATCCGCCGCTAG
- a CDS encoding Fic family protein produces MDVKLPVNPEILKGISQVDHFRGLWAGGTLVPAERLEQLRRSARAQSIVSSCRIAGVRAGDDEIVAIVNAAPLASLEAAELTGYGLAIDRPFPADGPIVTVEEVAALNAVLLGKPGDPPSPSPLREKPLHQEVFDAEGRAMGRVLQTLPPRLLQEKLDGAVSWLEIELRSGEQHPLLVIGAFFVYFTAISPFDRGNGRAARVMVPHLLRRAGFGFIDYASLEGLFEEMRFDYYDAIDQAETKIWTEEADLAPWLGFFIGALNTLTSRLQAKLDIEVRSRELPPLQRAILATIREHGTGAASLLIASTGANRNTLKDNLRRLVDRGLLERIGTKRGTFYRLPALEAVAGRVPAED; encoded by the coding sequence ATGGACGTCAAGCTTCCGGTCAACCCCGAAATCCTCAAAGGAATCTCCCAAGTCGATCATTTCCGCGGCCTATGGGCGGGCGGAACGCTGGTTCCAGCGGAGCGGCTCGAGCAGCTGAGGCGATCTGCCCGAGCCCAATCGATCGTCTCCTCTTGCCGGATCGCCGGCGTCAGGGCCGGTGACGACGAGATCGTCGCGATCGTGAACGCTGCCCCGCTGGCCTCCCTGGAGGCAGCCGAGCTGACCGGTTATGGGCTGGCGATCGACCGCCCGTTCCCGGCGGACGGGCCGATCGTGACGGTCGAAGAGGTCGCGGCTTTGAATGCCGTCCTCCTCGGGAAGCCGGGTGATCCGCCCTCCCCGAGCCCGCTCCGGGAGAAGCCGCTCCACCAGGAGGTCTTCGACGCCGAAGGCCGCGCGATGGGCCGCGTGCTGCAGACCCTGCCGCCGCGCCTCCTGCAGGAGAAGCTCGACGGCGCCGTCTCATGGCTCGAGATCGAGCTCCGCTCCGGCGAGCAGCACCCTCTCCTCGTGATCGGCGCGTTCTTCGTCTACTTCACGGCGATCAGCCCGTTCGATCGCGGCAACGGACGCGCCGCGCGGGTCATGGTGCCGCACCTCCTACGACGCGCCGGGTTCGGGTTCATCGACTATGCGAGCCTCGAAGGGCTCTTCGAGGAGATGCGCTTCGACTACTACGACGCCATCGATCAGGCGGAGACGAAGATCTGGACCGAAGAGGCCGATCTCGCCCCGTGGCTCGGGTTCTTCATCGGAGCGCTGAACACGCTGACGTCGAGGCTTCAAGCCAAGCTCGACATCGAAGTCCGGTCGCGTGAGCTGCCGCCGCTCCAGCGTGCCATTCTCGCGACGATCCGCGAGCACGGCACGGGCGCCGCCTCGCTTCTCATCGCGTCGACCGGGGCGAACCGCAACACGCTGAAGGACAACCTTCGGCGGCTCGTCGACCGGGGGTTGCTCGAGCGGATCGGGACGAAGCGGGGAACCTTCTACCGGCTCCCCGCCTTGGAAGCGGTCGCCGGTCGCGTCCCCGCCGAGGACTGA
- the ftcD gene encoding glutamate formimidoyltransferase, giving the protein MKLIECVPNFSEGRDRAVIDAITAEISGTPGAVLLDVDPGAATNRTVVTFIGPPEAVEEAAFRAIRKAAALIDMQRHTGEHARIGATDVCPFVPVSGATMDDCVAVSRSLGARVGSQLGIPVYLYEAAATRDDRRSLADIRKGEYEGLEARLEDPSFAPDFGPRAFNAGAGATVIGARPFLIAYNVNLNTRDKKLANTVAQEIREAGKPKRGTDGKILKDAAGKSIMAPGRFKHCRAVGWYIEEFGRAQVSINLTDYRVTPLHEVFEACREEAARLGLRVTGSELVGLIPREALLAAGDHFLTKQGKTTGVPEAERVHAAVLSLGLAELGPFDARQKVIEYRYAGPPKGLVARTVRAFTDELSSDSPAPGGGSVAALCGALSAALSAMVAALTWSKAGMEGARPAMKDAGDRAQALKDWFLDAVDRDTDAFNAVLAAIRLPKKTPQEIARRAEAVERANQEAMKVPLDVLEACARALELALVVARDGNPSSVSDAGVGAACALAAAEGASLNVRINAPSVSDAAVRDGFLDRQTTALDRARALAVTVRDAVESVLDQSSAGTRPATASKAGSR; this is encoded by the coding sequence ATGAAGCTCATCGAATGCGTCCCGAACTTCAGCGAAGGGCGCGACCGGGCCGTCATCGACGCGATCACGGCCGAGATCTCGGGAACTCCCGGCGCGGTGCTCCTGGACGTCGACCCGGGCGCCGCGACGAACCGTACGGTGGTGACCTTCATCGGGCCGCCCGAGGCGGTCGAGGAGGCCGCGTTCCGGGCGATCCGCAAGGCGGCCGCACTGATCGACATGCAGCGCCACACGGGCGAGCATGCGCGGATCGGCGCCACCGACGTCTGCCCGTTCGTTCCCGTTTCCGGCGCGACCATGGACGATTGCGTCGCGGTCTCGCGTTCTCTCGGAGCGCGCGTCGGATCGCAGCTCGGCATCCCCGTATACCTCTACGAGGCGGCGGCGACGCGCGACGACCGGCGCTCGCTCGCCGACATCCGGAAGGGCGAATACGAAGGCCTCGAGGCGCGACTCGAGGACCCGTCCTTCGCCCCGGACTTCGGCCCCCGGGCGTTCAACGCCGGCGCAGGCGCGACCGTCATCGGCGCGCGGCCGTTCCTCATCGCATACAACGTCAACCTCAACACCCGCGACAAGAAGCTCGCCAACACCGTGGCGCAAGAGATCCGCGAGGCCGGCAAGCCGAAGCGGGGTACCGACGGCAAGATCCTGAAGGACGCCGCCGGCAAGTCGATCATGGCGCCCGGCCGGTTCAAGCACTGCCGTGCCGTCGGCTGGTACATCGAGGAGTTCGGCCGCGCGCAGGTGTCGATCAACCTGACCGACTACCGGGTGACGCCGCTTCACGAGGTTTTCGAGGCTTGCCGGGAAGAGGCCGCCCGCCTCGGCCTCCGCGTCACCGGCAGCGAGCTGGTCGGCCTCATCCCGCGCGAGGCGCTCCTCGCGGCCGGCGACCACTTCCTCACGAAGCAGGGAAAGACGACCGGGGTGCCGGAGGCCGAGCGCGTCCACGCCGCGGTGCTCTCTCTGGGGTTGGCGGAGCTGGGCCCGTTCGACGCGCGCCAGAAGGTCATCGAGTACCGCTATGCCGGTCCACCGAAGGGGCTCGTCGCGCGCACAGTGCGCGCCTTCACCGACGAGCTGTCGAGCGATTCACCGGCGCCCGGCGGCGGTAGCGTCGCCGCGCTCTGCGGCGCGCTCTCCGCCGCGCTGTCGGCGATGGTCGCGGCGCTGACCTGGTCGAAGGCGGGGATGGAAGGCGCGCGGCCGGCGATGAAGGACGCCGGCGACCGCGCGCAAGCGCTCAAGGACTGGTTCCTCGATGCCGTCGACCGCGACACCGACGCCTTCAATGCGGTGCTCGCGGCGATACGTTTGCCGAAGAAGACGCCGCAAGAGATCGCCCGGCGCGCGGAGGCGGTCGAGCGCGCCAACCAGGAGGCGATGAAGGTGCCGCTCGACGTGCTCGAGGCGTGCGCGCGCGCGCTCGAGCTGGCGCTCGTCGTGGCGCGCGACGGCAATCCCAGCTCGGTCTCCGACGCCGGCGTGGGGGCTGCGTGCGCGCTCGCGGCGGCGGAAGGCGCGTCGCTCAACGTGAGGATCAACGCGCCGTCGGTGAGCGACGCGGCCGTACGCGATGGGTTCCTCGATCGTCAGACGACGGCGCTCGATCGTGCCCGTGCCCTCGCCGTGACGGTGCGCGACGCGGTCGAGTCGGTCCTCGATCAGTCCTCGGCGGGGACGCGACCGGCGACCGCTTCCAAGGCGGGGAGCCGGTAG
- a CDS encoding PilZ domain-containing protein, producing MSGHLEDAVRRGCRFPAGVVASFPDAGQIIHCTAVNVSRSGALIVGAFTTPSAEPLELTLKTPNGLLSLTLPARIIRVTPDPDGNQLAVEFVDVDDVRRDRIEVFLARLLEAPQPGPLESLRPNAPPPEVKKALDAIPLPQRIALAQRAELKQREYLRQDQHPAVLEAVVRNPNLTLPEARAIAGLLGLPGTAIDLLAADPRFKNDEELRMALATQAKVLLPIAEKLTADLKPPQIRKLLARPGIHPTLREKLFKKMTRG from the coding sequence ATGAGCGGCCATCTCGAAGACGCGGTACGGAGAGGATGCCGGTTCCCGGCCGGGGTCGTGGCTTCGTTCCCGGACGCGGGCCAAATCATTCACTGCACGGCAGTTAACGTCAGCCGGTCGGGTGCGTTGATCGTCGGCGCGTTCACGACGCCGTCGGCGGAGCCGCTGGAGCTGACGCTCAAGACCCCGAACGGTCTGCTCTCTCTCACCCTCCCGGCGCGGATCATCCGGGTGACCCCAGATCCCGACGGCAACCAGCTCGCGGTCGAATTCGTCGACGTCGACGACGTGCGCCGAGACCGGATCGAGGTCTTCCTCGCACGCTTGCTCGAAGCGCCCCAGCCGGGACCGCTTGAATCGCTTCGCCCGAACGCCCCGCCGCCCGAGGTCAAGAAAGCGCTCGACGCGATCCCCCTGCCCCAACGGATCGCGCTGGCCCAGCGGGCCGAGCTCAAGCAGCGCGAGTACCTCCGGCAGGACCAGCACCCCGCGGTCCTGGAAGCGGTCGTCCGCAACCCGAACCTCACGCTTCCGGAGGCACGTGCGATCGCCGGCCTGCTCGGCTTGCCGGGAACCGCGATCGACCTCCTCGCCGCAGATCCGCGGTTCAAGAACGACGAGGAGCTCAGGATGGCGCTCGCGACGCAAGCGAAGGTGCTGCTGCCGATCGCCGAGAAGCTCACCGCCGATCTCAAGCCGCCGCAGATCCGCAAGCTGCTCGCGCGCCCGGGCATCCACCCGACGCTGCGCGAGAAGCTGTTCAAGAAGATGACGCGAGGCTAG
- a CDS encoding DUF1015 family protein — translation MIVQPFRGLRPRADLAASIPSLPYDVLDSAEARVLAEGDPYTFLHVVKAEIDLDPAIDVHDPRVYERARTNFRAMIASGWLVPDPEPAFYLYRQRMGGHVQTGIVGSAAVEDYRAGRIKRHEHTRPDKVEDRTRHAVAIGAHAGPVFLAYRDRADLRAFTGEATKRRADVDFVAKDGIGHALWKIDEPGDVRRIEEAFRDVPASYIADGHHRAAAYAEVALRRGDGPGERFLAVHFPASELRILDYNRTVADLHGLTPRTLFEKIAAAGFEITDPWPAKRPPEPGSIGIFVDGRWRLLVTKRRSDVRDPVAALDVSVLQDLILAPLLGIGNPRKDTRIAFVGGIRGVDDLERRVASGEAAVAFALYPTRLDDVMRVADAGAVMPPKSTWFEPKLRSGMVVRLL, via the coding sequence ATGATCGTGCAGCCGTTCCGCGGCCTGCGGCCTCGGGCCGATCTCGCCGCGTCGATCCCCAGTCTTCCCTACGACGTCCTCGACTCGGCGGAGGCGCGCGTGCTCGCGGAAGGCGACCCGTACACCTTCCTTCACGTGGTCAAAGCCGAGATCGACCTGGACCCCGCGATCGACGTCCACGACCCACGGGTCTACGAGCGTGCCCGGACGAATTTCCGCGCCATGATCGCGTCCGGGTGGCTCGTTCCCGATCCCGAGCCGGCGTTCTATCTCTACCGCCAGCGGATGGGGGGCCACGTTCAAACCGGAATCGTCGGATCGGCGGCGGTCGAGGACTATCGCGCCGGCCGGATCAAGCGTCACGAGCACACGCGTCCCGACAAGGTCGAGGACCGGACACGCCACGCCGTGGCGATCGGTGCGCACGCCGGCCCGGTCTTCCTCGCGTACCGCGATCGCGCCGATCTCCGCGCGTTCACAGGCGAAGCGACGAAGCGGCGCGCCGACGTCGACTTCGTCGCGAAGGACGGGATCGGTCACGCGCTGTGGAAGATTGACGAGCCCGGCGACGTGCGGCGCATCGAGGAGGCGTTTCGCGACGTTCCCGCGAGCTACATCGCCGACGGGCATCACCGCGCCGCGGCGTACGCCGAGGTCGCGCTGCGTCGCGGCGACGGACCGGGCGAGCGATTCCTGGCGGTGCACTTTCCCGCGAGCGAGCTCCGGATCCTCGATTACAACCGGACGGTCGCCGACCTCCACGGTCTTACGCCTCGGACGCTTTTCGAGAAGATCGCGGCGGCGGGGTTCGAGATCACCGACCCGTGGCCGGCAAAGCGCCCGCCGGAGCCTGGGTCGATCGGGATCTTCGTCGACGGCCGGTGGCGTCTTCTCGTCACGAAACGGAGGTCGGACGTCCGTGATCCGGTGGCCGCTCTCGACGTGTCGGTCTTACAGGACCTCATCCTCGCGCCTCTCCTGGGAATCGGCAATCCCCGCAAGGACACGCGGATCGCGTTCGTCGGCGGGATCCGCGGAGTGGACGATCTCGAGCGCCGCGTGGCGTCGGGAGAGGCTGCGGTCGCGTTCGCGCTCTACCCGACCCGGCTCGACGACGTCATGCGCGTCGCGGATGCCGGCGCCGTCATGCCGCCGAAGAGCACCTGGTTCGAGCCGAAGCTCCGCTCCGGGATGGTGGTGCGGCTCCTCTAG
- a CDS encoding N(4)-(beta-N-acetylglucosaminyl)-L-asparaginase, which yields MSRRLSRRQFVKAGAVAGIAAAARRTLAQGPAVVASRGARPIVISSRNGNEFKNGGPHTAVEEAYGRIARGEDVLDAILAGVNIVELDPLDDSVGYGGIPNAEGVVQLDSCVMHGPSRRAGGVGALEGVRTPSLVARAVMASTDHHLLVGAGAQWFARAMGFTVEPDLNTEHSRKLWLEWKRRTDPEHYPAVSQREARDAMIAEGLLHADRLYGTIHMNAVNAKGEVCGATTTSGLAFKIPGRLGDSPILGAGNYVDGDVGACGSTGRGEANLYNLSSFFVVEQMRQGKSPKDAIVETLKRIKERTVKRLQKPDGNPNFDIKFYAMNVKGEHAGISMYGGAEPKYAVCDENGPKTIAMDALFSGKPD from the coding sequence ATGTCCCGTCGCCTGTCTCGCCGCCAGTTCGTGAAGGCGGGTGCCGTCGCCGGCATCGCCGCCGCCGCACGGCGCACGCTGGCTCAAGGACCCGCCGTGGTCGCGTCGAGAGGGGCGCGGCCGATCGTCATCTCGTCCAGGAACGGGAACGAGTTCAAGAACGGGGGACCGCACACCGCGGTCGAGGAAGCGTACGGACGCATCGCCCGCGGCGAGGACGTCCTGGACGCGATCCTCGCCGGTGTCAACATCGTCGAGCTCGACCCGCTCGACGACTCGGTCGGCTACGGAGGAATTCCGAACGCGGAAGGGGTCGTCCAGCTCGACTCGTGCGTCATGCACGGACCCAGCCGGCGCGCCGGAGGGGTCGGCGCCCTGGAGGGCGTGCGCACACCTTCGCTCGTCGCCAGGGCAGTCATGGCGAGCACCGACCATCATCTCCTCGTCGGCGCCGGCGCGCAGTGGTTCGCGCGCGCGATGGGGTTCACCGTCGAGCCCGATCTCAACACCGAGCACTCGCGGAAGCTCTGGCTCGAATGGAAGCGCCGCACCGATCCGGAGCACTACCCCGCGGTCTCCCAGCGCGAGGCGCGCGACGCGATGATCGCCGAGGGCTTGCTCCACGCCGACCGCTTGTACGGCACGATCCACATGAACGCTGTCAACGCGAAGGGTGAAGTGTGCGGCGCCACGACGACGAGCGGCCTCGCGTTCAAGATCCCCGGCCGGCTCGGTGACTCGCCGATTCTCGGAGCAGGGAACTACGTCGACGGCGACGTCGGTGCCTGCGGCTCGACCGGAAGGGGAGAAGCCAATCTCTACAACCTCTCGTCGTTCTTCGTGGTCGAGCAGATGCGGCAGGGGAAATCACCGAAGGACGCGATCGTGGAGACGCTGAAGCGCATCAAGGAGCGCACCGTGAAGCGGTTGCAGAAGCCCGACGGCAATCCCAACTTCGACATCAAGTTCTACGCGATGAACGTCAAGGGCGAGCACGCCGGGATCTCGATGTACGGCGGCGCCGAGCCGAAGTACGCCGTCTGCGACGAGAACGGCCCCAAGACCATCGCGATGGACGCGCTCTTCTCGGGGAAGCCGGACTAG